The Lolium rigidum isolate FL_2022 unplaced genomic scaffold, APGP_CSIRO_Lrig_0.1 contig_27167_1, whole genome shotgun sequence genome has a segment encoding these proteins:
- the LOC124680744 gene encoding ubiquitin-conjugating enzyme E2-23 kDa — translation MSSPSKRREMDLMKLMMSDYKVDMINDGMQEFYVHFHGPNDSLYQGGVWKVRVELTEAYPYKSPSIGFTNKIYHPNVDEMSGSVCLDVINQTWSPMFDLVNIFEVFLPQLLLYPNPSDPLNGDAASLMMRDKNAYDQKVKEYCERYAKPEDVSLEEEESDDEELSDAEGYGDDSADEAIMGTADP, via the exons ATGTCTTCCCCAAGCAAGAGAAGGGAAATGGATCTCATGAAGCT GATGATGAGCGACTACAAGGTGGACATGATCAACGACGGGATGCAGGAGTTCTACGTCCACTTCCATGGCCCTAACGACA GTCTTTACCAGGGTGGCGTTTGGAAGGTGAGGGTTGAACTGACGGAGGCCTACCCTTACAAATCGCCTTCCATCGGGTTCACCAACAAGATATACCACCCAAACGTCGACGAGAT GTCCGGTTCCGTGTGCCTGGATGTGATCAACCAGACCTGGAGCCCGATGTTCG ACCTCGTGAACATCTTCGAGGTGTtcctgccgcagctcctcctgtacCCGAATCCCTCGGACCCCTTGAACGGCGACGCGGCCTCGCTGATGATGCGCGACAAGAACGCCTACGACCAGAAAGTCAAAG AGTACTGCGAGAGATACGCCAAGCCTGAAGACGTAtccttggaggaggaggagagcgatgatgagGAGCTGAGTGACGCCGAAGGCTACGGCGACGACTCAGCCGACGAGGCCATCATGGGCACCGCCGATCCATAG